The following coding sequences lie in one Arachis hypogaea cultivar Tifrunner chromosome 9, arahy.Tifrunner.gnm2.J5K5, whole genome shotgun sequence genomic window:
- the LOC112712954 gene encoding uncharacterized protein, translating to MEEESEEQGKIVGRGELWIKVHKKKDGSYINDEARAIGERIEEIEQQDESSRMLSQNDSIAQVFGKEKPGRVRGMGSGPTPSQLFGPNSHAYGNGVQQEETQRKLLELQAELEGEKLKRKAMEDEAASDKKKLKAMESALIYLFQRQGEELPPEIAAGMSFVE from the exons ATGGAAGAAGAG TCGGAAGAACAAGGAAAGATAGTCGGTAGAGGGGAGTTGTGGATCAAGGTGCACAAGAAAAAGGATGGCTCATATATCAATGATGAAGCGAGAGCAATTGGT GAAAGAATTGAGGAGATCGAGCAACAGGATGAGTCTTCTAGAATGTTGTCTCAGAATGATTCCATTGCTCAAGTTTTCGGAAAAGAGAAACCGGGTAGAGTACGTGGTATGGGATCTGGACCGACTCCTAGCCAACTCTTCGGTCCGAATTCACATGCATATGGCAACGGAGTCCAACAAGAGGAGACCCAGAGGAAGCTGCTTGAACTGCAGGCAGAGCTAGAAGGCGAGAAGTTGAAGAGAAAGGCGATGGAGGATGAGGCAGCATCAGATAAGAAAAAATTGAAGGCGATGGAGAGTGCTCTGATTTATCTGTTTCAACGGCAGGGTGAGGAGCTTCCCCCAGAAATCGCTGCAGGGATGAGTTTCGTGGAATGA